In Armatimonadota bacterium, the following proteins share a genomic window:
- a CDS encoding ABC transporter permease subunit, translated as MMEGYLISATLKDLLRLPRALGWTALVIALFGLSKVYFGVLPNGVPADAYNSLSSLLVYRAMMLAAAIFSASIIAQEIEQKTIVYLLTRPIPRATLLTSRLIAVWIVVAAVSILALLAISLAIYGADAFANPYFFRDVKGILAGAVAYSTLFTFTSLLMNRSMLANLIFCFGWETAVTNMTGNIYKLSVFTYLKAIAEKPSTGGQNMLGAMTGDNGLDYISPTTGWVTIGVLTAVLLFVARAWFTKFSYLPREDAE; from the coding sequence ATGATGGAAGGTTATTTGATTTCGGCCACCCTAAAAGACCTGCTTCGGCTGCCGCGCGCGCTGGGCTGGACGGCACTCGTGATCGCGCTTTTCGGCCTGAGCAAGGTGTATTTCGGCGTGCTGCCCAACGGCGTGCCCGCGGACGCCTACAACAGCCTCTCGAGCTTGCTCGTGTATCGGGCGATGATGCTGGCGGCGGCGATCTTCAGCGCATCGATCATTGCGCAGGAGATCGAGCAGAAGACCATCGTGTACCTGCTGACGCGCCCGATCCCGAGGGCAACGCTCCTCACGAGCCGCCTGATCGCGGTGTGGATCGTGGTTGCGGCGGTTTCGATCCTCGCGCTGCTGGCGATTTCCTTGGCGATCTATGGCGCGGACGCATTCGCCAACCCCTACTTCTTCCGCGATGTCAAGGGGATTCTGGCGGGCGCGGTGGCCTATTCAACGCTGTTCACGTTCACCAGCCTGCTGATGAACCGCTCGATGCTCGCGAACCTGATCTTCTGCTTTGGGTGGGAAACGGCGGTCACGAACATGACCGGCAACATCTACAAGCTGTCGGTGTTCACCTATCTGAAGGCGATCGCCGAAAAGCCCTCGACAGGGGGCCAGAACATGTTGGGCGCGATGACGGGCGACAATGGCCTGGATTACATCTCGCCGACGACGGGATGGGTGACGATCGGAGTGCTGACGGCGGTGCTGCTCTTCGTGGCCCGGGCGTGGTTCACCAAGTTCTCCTATCTGCCCCGCGAAGACGCGGAGTAG
- a CDS encoding ABC transporter ATP-binding protein, protein MIEFVNASRWYGQVIGLNDVTCTLGPGITALLGMNGAGKTTMMRLVTGQMRPTTGTVRVLGHDPFANPDVYKLLGYCPDVDNFYEHQTGFEFVSLMARMSGFGKSEAEDRAKTMLDRVGMTPAIDRHIGGYSKGMRQRVKLAQAMLHEPEIILLDEPLNGLDPVGRREFMDVLAEYGDRGKSVLVSSHILFEVEQMTRNLLLLHRGRLMAAGDLRVIRELIDKHPHRIRIESDQPREVAARLAGMPFVVNIQFDPGGRALELQTREAESFYLYLPQLVMEHGLRIEGFSSPDNNLESVFAYLVGG, encoded by the coding sequence ATGATCGAGTTCGTGAACGCCTCCCGCTGGTACGGCCAGGTGATCGGGCTCAACGACGTCACCTGCACGCTCGGACCCGGCATCACCGCGCTGCTGGGCATGAACGGCGCGGGCAAAACCACGATGATGCGGCTGGTCACCGGCCAGATGCGCCCGACGACTGGCACCGTAAGGGTGCTCGGCCACGACCCCTTCGCCAACCCGGACGTCTATAAGCTGCTCGGCTACTGCCCGGATGTCGACAACTTCTATGAGCACCAGACCGGATTCGAGTTCGTGAGCCTCATGGCGCGGATGTCGGGCTTTGGCAAATCGGAAGCCGAGGACCGCGCCAAGACCATGCTCGACCGTGTCGGCATGACCCCCGCCATCGACCGCCACATCGGCGGCTACTCCAAAGGCATGCGGCAGAGGGTAAAGCTCGCCCAGGCGATGCTCCACGAACCCGAAATCATCCTGCTCGACGAGCCGCTGAACGGCCTCGACCCCGTAGGGCGGCGCGAGTTCATGGACGTGCTCGCCGAATACGGCGATCGCGGCAAGTCGGTGCTTGTCAGCAGCCACATCCTCTTCGAGGTCGAGCAGATGACCCGCAACCTGCTCCTTTTGCATCGCGGACGATTGATGGCCGCAGGCGACCTTAGGGTCATCCGCGAACTGATCGACAAGCACCCGCACCGCATTCGCATCGAATCGGACCAGCCGCGCGAGGTCGCCGCGAGGCTCGCAGGGATGCCGTTTGTGGTGAACATTCAATTTGACCCGGGTGGAAGGGCGCTCGAGCTCCAGACCCGAGAGGCTGAGAGCTTTTACCTTTACCTTCCGCAACTCGTCATGGAGCATGGACTGCGAATTGAGGGCTTCAGCTCGCCCGACAACAACCTGGAGTCGGTGTTCGCTTATCTGGTGGGTGGATGA
- a CDS encoding ABC transporter permease subunit, with protein sequence MASPIADLSYRNYDGPLAPPLYRWWVIAKQTFLLGIKRKQFWWLTIISSGYYVAMIFVLYFMDQQSSTLMGPQGQPMVNQFMKGIVWKDQFLHGWSMGQLWLFMLALLVGAGVIANDMRANALLVYLSKPCDKRDYLLGKWFGVFMTLLLVMAVPTFFFFGYAALSYAEFGFFSQDRLLFFKLLLMLPLGAAFYSSLIIGVSSMFKQGRIAGAVLAAIYFLTSFFTKGMEIAYREAHGAPAAARATMGKLYYASVDGVQIGMAKSVLGTDGSLPFGIQARGIAEIPAPSFWLMILVMTVLSAGFLFIAWRQIRPVEVVG encoded by the coding sequence ATGGCTAGTCCTATTGCCGACCTGAGCTATCGCAACTACGATGGGCCACTGGCCCCGCCGCTCTACCGGTGGTGGGTGATCGCGAAGCAGACCTTTCTGCTCGGCATCAAGCGCAAGCAGTTTTGGTGGCTGACGATCATTTCCAGCGGCTATTACGTGGCGATGATCTTTGTGCTCTATTTCATGGACCAGCAGTCCTCGACCCTTATGGGGCCGCAGGGCCAGCCGATGGTCAATCAGTTCATGAAGGGCATCGTGTGGAAGGACCAGTTCCTCCACGGATGGTCCATGGGCCAGCTCTGGCTCTTCATGCTCGCGCTCCTCGTGGGGGCGGGCGTCATCGCCAACGACATGAGGGCCAACGCCTTGCTGGTGTATCTCAGCAAGCCCTGCGATAAGCGCGACTACCTCCTGGGCAAGTGGTTCGGCGTGTTCATGACCCTGTTGCTGGTGATGGCCGTGCCGACGTTCTTTTTCTTCGGCTACGCGGCGCTCAGCTACGCGGAGTTCGGGTTCTTCTCCCAGGATCGGCTGCTTTTCTTCAAGCTTTTGCTCATGCTGCCCCTTGGCGCGGCGTTCTATAGCAGCCTGATCATCGGCGTGAGCTCGATGTTCAAGCAGGGGCGCATCGCCGGTGCGGTCCTTGCGGCGATCTACTTCCTGACCAGCTTCTTCACAAAGGGCATGGAGATCGCCTATCGGGAGGCTCATGGCGCGCCGGCGGCCGCCCGCGCGACGATGGGCAAGCTCTACTACGCCAGCGTGGACGGCGTGCAGATCGGCATGGCGAAGTCGGTGCTGGGGACCGATGGATCGCTTCCCTTTGGCATTCAGGCAAGGGGCATCGCCGAAATCCCGGCGCCTTCGTTCTGGTTGATGATCCTCGTAATGACGGTACTGTCCGCCGGATTCCTGTTCATCGCTTGGCGACAGATCAGGCCGGTGGAGGTGGTCGGATGA
- a CDS encoding ABC transporter ATP-binding protein, which produces MSVAAVQNLTVRYGHFTALDNFSVEVPEGCVGLLGPNGAGKTTLLKTMLGFLDAAEGSGHVLGLTVGRQSKEIRQRVGLMPEQDCHIPGLTAVQFVSYAGELAGMPSEQALRRAHEVLEYCGLGEARYRNVETYSTGMKQRIKLAQALVHGPKLLLLDEPTNGLDPAGREDMLELIRSITHGKGLNVILSSHLLPDVERVCDHAMVVVRGKLRAAGPIQELKKIEGHPVDVELREPSGAFINGVTMAGYELLSSKHASYRLKGPGTPDEILKKLFEIAAMSNAQIRGYGVAERSLEDAFLEAVHG; this is translated from the coding sequence TTGTCTGTCGCAGCAGTCCAGAACCTCACGGTTCGATACGGCCATTTCACAGCCCTCGACAACTTCAGCGTCGAGGTCCCGGAAGGCTGCGTCGGGCTGCTGGGACCCAACGGCGCCGGCAAAACCACCCTGCTCAAGACGATGCTTGGGTTCCTCGACGCCGCGGAGGGTTCGGGCCATGTGCTCGGGCTCACGGTCGGCCGGCAGTCAAAGGAGATCCGGCAGAGGGTCGGGCTGATGCCCGAGCAGGACTGCCACATACCTGGCCTGACCGCCGTACAGTTTGTCTCCTATGCGGGCGAGCTGGCGGGAATGCCCTCTGAGCAGGCGCTGCGGCGCGCCCACGAGGTGCTGGAATACTGCGGCCTCGGCGAAGCGCGATACCGGAATGTGGAGACCTATTCCACCGGCATGAAGCAGCGCATCAAGCTGGCGCAGGCGCTGGTCCACGGGCCCAAGCTGCTTCTCCTCGATGAACCCACGAACGGCCTTGACCCAGCCGGCCGCGAAGACATGCTGGAGCTGATCCGCTCGATCACGCACGGCAAGGGCCTGAACGTCATCCTCAGCAGCCACCTGTTGCCAGACGTGGAGCGCGTCTGCGACCACGCGATGGTCGTCGTACGCGGGAAGCTGCGAGCCGCCGGACCCATTCAAGAGCTCAAGAAGATCGAAGGCCACCCGGTGGACGTGGAGCTTCGCGAGCCGAGCGGCGCCTTCATCAACGGCGTGACGATGGCCGGCTACGAGCTGCTCAGCAGCAAGCACGCGAGCTACCGGCTGAAAGGCCCCGGCACCCCGGATGAGATTCTGAAAAAGCTCTTCGAGATTGCAGCCATGTCGAATGCTCAGATTCGAGGCTATGGCGTGGCGGAACGGTCTTTGGAAGACGCTTTCCTGGAGGCCGTCCATGGCTAG
- the ndk gene encoding nucleoside-diphosphate kinase yields the protein METTLVLIKPGGVRRNLNGEILRRIEARDLKIVGLKLIVPQRSLVEEHYSEHRGKGFFEDVVSYLCSGPVAVVAVRGTNAVKAIRTMMGATNPLEAEPGTIRGDLALSIEDNLTHSSSDPEAAARELALWFSEGLAE from the coding sequence ATGGAAACCACGCTCGTATTGATCAAGCCCGGCGGCGTCCGCCGAAACCTGAACGGCGAAATCCTCCGCCGCATCGAAGCCCGAGACCTTAAGATCGTCGGCCTCAAGCTCATCGTCCCTCAACGCTCGCTCGTCGAGGAACACTACTCCGAACACCGTGGCAAGGGGTTCTTCGAGGACGTCGTCAGCTACCTCTGCAGCGGCCCGGTGGCCGTCGTCGCCGTGCGCGGTACCAACGCCGTCAAGGCGATCCGCACGATGATGGGCGCTACGAACCCGCTAGAGGCCGAGCCCGGCACCATTCGCGGCGACCTGGCCCTTAGCATCGAAGACAACCTCACCCACAGCAGCAGCGACCCCGAGGCGGCCGCGCGCGAACTGGCGCTCTGGTTCTCCGAAGGCCTCGCCGAATAG
- a CDS encoding riboflavin synthase, with protein sequence MFTGIIQALGAVKSLNGFLLTLETPTGAWEDEVKIGESIAVNGCCLTVASMDGGLQFALSDETFKRTNLGGLAPGSRVNLERALRAADRMGGHIVQGHVDGVGECLNIRQEEECKVFRFGTPGGGSDRYLADKCSIAVDGISLTVVRPSAGAFDAWIIPHTLQNTNLGTMQVGQAVNMEFDILYKYVERLIGNR encoded by the coding sequence ATGTTCACGGGCATTATTCAAGCCTTGGGTGCCGTCAAGAGCCTGAACGGGTTCTTGCTTACCCTTGAGACCCCTACGGGCGCCTGGGAGGACGAGGTCAAGATCGGCGAGAGCATCGCCGTGAACGGCTGCTGCCTGACCGTCGCCTCGATGGACGGAGGCCTTCAGTTCGCATTGAGCGATGAAACCTTCAAGCGGACAAACCTCGGAGGGCTAGCGCCTGGTTCCAGGGTCAACCTGGAACGTGCCCTGCGGGCGGCGGACCGCATGGGCGGGCATATCGTCCAGGGGCACGTGGACGGCGTCGGAGAGTGCCTGAACATCCGCCAAGAGGAGGAATGCAAGGTGTTTCGCTTCGGCACGCCCGGAGGTGGGTCGGACCGGTACTTGGCGGACAAATGCTCGATCGCGGTGGATGGGATTTCGTTGACCGTGGTCCGGCCAAGCGCGGGCGCCTTCGACGCCTGGATCATCCCGCACACGCTACAGAACACGAACCTCGGCACGATGCAGGTGGGCCAGGCCGTGAACATGGAGTTCGACATCCTCTACAAGTACGTCGAGCGGTTGATTGGGAACCGATAG
- a CDS encoding PEP-CTERM sorting domain-containing protein — translation MKKLLVLSLLFVAAISQAELVYDNRAGTLFTTGSTPRTHVGDGINLGGTNRQIVGYNMGFAVQGANNGFDVLVTFYDGLDTTNTVNIFSGALAAYRVSFGALADGAYETGMLNLGSGFAWADGTGGVELAFVATGTNTLLASGATALFAGGGVTIGSSADNYFRDVANDGVFTSGDVRSFGGGTFLANFYMQLEANPVPEPASIAVLGLGALALIRRRK, via the coding sequence ATGAAAAAGCTTCTAGTTCTTTCGCTGCTCTTTGTTGCAGCAATATCTCAGGCTGAACTGGTCTACGACAATCGCGCTGGAACTCTGTTCACCACCGGTAGCACCCCTCGCACGCACGTTGGTGACGGTATCAACTTGGGCGGCACGAATCGTCAGATTGTTGGCTACAACATGGGCTTTGCGGTCCAAGGTGCCAACAACGGGTTCGATGTGCTCGTAACGTTCTACGATGGCTTGGACACGACCAACACCGTCAACATCTTTAGCGGCGCTCTGGCGGCGTATAGGGTTTCCTTCGGAGCCCTGGCCGACGGCGCCTATGAGACTGGCATGTTGAACCTCGGTTCCGGCTTTGCCTGGGCGGATGGAACCGGTGGCGTCGAGCTGGCCTTTGTTGCCACGGGAACGAACACCCTTCTCGCCTCGGGGGCGACTGCGCTCTTCGCGGGCGGCGGGGTAACGATCGGCTCTTCCGCCGACAACTACTTCCGAGATGTCGCAAACGATGGTGTGTTCACTTCAGGCGATGTCCGATCTTTCGGTGGCGGCACCTTCCTTGCCAACTTCTACATGCAGCTCGAAGCCAATCCTGTTCCCGAGCCCGCTTCCATCGCGGTTCTCGGTCTTGGCGCGCTCGCGCTGATTCGCCGACGCAAGTAA
- a CDS encoding class I SAM-dependent methyltransferase, producing MAQLPDHVLRNRQFWSDMAGNWVAPGRRAWEQKEITWGCFEVPERTVGALGDLSQWADRDVIELGCGTAYFSSWFARLGARPVGIDITPPQLESARAFQQEFGLEFPLIEGSAEEVPYPDASFDLAFSEFGASIWCDPAKWIPEAARLLRPGGKLVFLRNSTLSILCTALTGPTTDGMKRDQFGMYRLEWDDDDSVEFHPPTGAMLRILRSAGFEVEDLIELEPPPDAPETRHEYISLDWARRWPAEEIWVGRKKEC from the coding sequence ATGGCCCAACTCCCCGACCACGTCCTAAGGAACCGTCAGTTCTGGTCGGATATGGCCGGGAACTGGGTCGCCCCAGGAAGGCGCGCCTGGGAGCAAAAGGAGATCACGTGGGGCTGTTTCGAGGTCCCCGAGCGAACGGTTGGTGCGCTTGGCGACCTATCCCAATGGGCCGATAGGGACGTCATCGAGCTCGGCTGCGGCACCGCGTACTTCTCTTCCTGGTTCGCGCGGCTGGGGGCCAGACCCGTCGGCATCGACATCACCCCTCCGCAACTCGAATCGGCCCGCGCTTTTCAGCAGGAGTTCGGCCTGGAGTTTCCCTTAATCGAAGGGAGCGCCGAGGAGGTGCCATATCCCGATGCGAGCTTCGATCTTGCATTCAGCGAGTTCGGGGCAAGCATCTGGTGCGACCCGGCGAAGTGGATTCCTGAGGCGGCCAGGCTCTTGAGGCCCGGCGGCAAGCTTGTCTTTCTGCGGAACTCGACCCTCTCGATCTTGTGCACGGCCCTAACTGGCCCGACGACTGACGGCATGAAACGCGATCAGTTCGGCATGTACCGGTTGGAATGGGACGACGACGACTCGGTCGAATTCCATCCGCCGACCGGAGCGATGCTCAGAATCCTGAGGTCTGCCGGGTTCGAGGTTGAGGACCTGATCGAGCTTGAGCCGCCACCCGATGCACCGGAAACCCGCCACGAGTACATCAGCCTGGATTGGGCTCGACGCTGGCCGGCCGAAGAGATCTGGGTCGGGCGGAAGAAGGAGTGTTAG